In Acinetobacter pittii, one genomic interval encodes:
- a CDS encoding PLP-dependent aminotransferase family protein: MAASISASFPHLILPKGQIKDGLYSALRDAILDRRLSAGTKLPSSRTLAEMMSISRNSVLAALERLLDEGYLFTKPSSGTYVAEVVPDQLIHVQENSKKTSKNNHQSLNINPNMEALLTSWREQSWSSQKKKMFHVGVGCVDLFPHQLWGKLLNQAWRQSYYQLGQFHDPRGYLPLRQAICEYVRSTRGLNCKEEQIIIVNGTQQAIHLTAYALLQANDEVCLDEPGYDAAFNIFRSFGAQVNLVESDEEGMLVSDIIHRYSKSKLVYTAPSHQFPVGGTLSLARRFSLLDWASQQGKWIFEDDYNSEFRYGTYPIQALQGLDQQQRVIYSGTFTKMMFPEFRLGFMVVPEALIETFSAAKYYTDVRSSYLEQVALSQFIQKGHYARHVRKVRKACYERQQALIKTIDEHLSDVLSVQPTDSGIHAVCWLKGERTEQEFIDQCSALNLAVQPLSRYCQMPNEKAAVLFGYAAHTSNEIIENIKKIAQYLQEK, encoded by the coding sequence ATGGCAGCTTCGATTTCGGCATCTTTCCCACATTTGATTTTGCCAAAAGGGCAGATTAAAGATGGGCTATATTCGGCTTTGCGTGATGCTATCTTAGATAGAAGACTATCTGCCGGAACAAAATTACCCTCAAGTCGTACCCTAGCAGAGATGATGTCAATTTCAAGAAACTCTGTATTGGCAGCTCTTGAACGATTACTTGATGAGGGATATTTATTTACCAAACCAAGTTCGGGTACCTATGTTGCTGAGGTTGTGCCAGATCAGTTAATACATGTTCAAGAAAATTCAAAAAAAACGTCTAAAAATAATCATCAATCCTTAAATATTAATCCAAATATGGAAGCATTATTAACTTCATGGCGAGAGCAGTCGTGGTCAAGTCAAAAGAAAAAAATGTTCCATGTGGGGGTAGGTTGTGTTGACTTATTTCCTCATCAACTTTGGGGAAAGTTATTAAATCAAGCTTGGCGGCAGTCGTATTATCAGCTTGGTCAATTTCACGACCCGCGTGGCTATTTGCCTCTACGTCAGGCAATTTGTGAATATGTTCGCTCCACCCGAGGGCTGAACTGCAAAGAAGAGCAAATTATTATCGTAAATGGGACGCAGCAAGCTATTCATTTAACGGCCTATGCTTTACTTCAAGCAAATGATGAGGTGTGTTTAGATGAACCAGGCTATGACGCTGCTTTTAACATTTTTCGAAGTTTTGGTGCACAGGTAAATTTAGTTGAAAGTGATGAAGAAGGAATGCTAGTCTCTGATATTATTCATCGTTATTCAAAAAGCAAACTGGTCTATACAGCACCTTCACATCAATTCCCTGTAGGTGGAACCTTAAGTCTTGCCCGCCGTTTTTCGTTACTCGATTGGGCATCTCAACAAGGGAAATGGATTTTTGAAGATGACTATAATAGTGAGTTCCGCTATGGCACATATCCTATTCAAGCTCTACAAGGTTTAGATCAGCAGCAAAGAGTTATTTACTCTGGTACTTTTACCAAAATGATGTTTCCAGAGTTTCGATTAGGATTCATGGTTGTGCCTGAAGCATTAATCGAAACCTTTAGTGCAGCAAAATACTATACGGATGTTCGAAGTTCTTATTTAGAGCAAGTGGCTTTGTCTCAATTTATACAAAAAGGTCACTATGCTCGGCATGTGCGCAAAGTTCGAAAAGCTTGCTATGAGCGCCAACAAGCCTTGATTAAAACTATTGATGAGCATCTTTCAGATGTGCTTAGTGTTCAACCCACAGATTCAGGTATTCATGCAGTATGCTGGTTAAAAGGTGAGAGGACAGAGCAAGAATTTATTGATCAATGTTCAGCTCTAAACTTGGCTGTTCAACCACTATCAAGATATTGTCAGATGCCAAACGAAAAGGCCGCGGTACTTTTTGGGTATGCGGCCCACACATCTAATGAAATTATTGAAAACATTAAAAAAATTGCACAATATTTACAAGAAAAATAA
- a CDS encoding GNAT family N-acetyltransferase produces MQNQDIQIIPVQQQDYSQWEKYWLAYQNFYQVNLPLHVTKVTWERFFDENEPVYCAVAKQGEQVLGIVHYVIHRSTWAENNYCYLEDLYVSPEVRGQHIGKQLIEYVQKQAIVHNCDRLYWHTQESNHTAQKLYDWIAQKPGIIEYRMPLN; encoded by the coding sequence ATGCAAAATCAAGATATTCAAATCATCCCTGTTCAACAGCAGGACTATTCACAATGGGAAAAATATTGGCTTGCTTATCAAAATTTTTATCAGGTCAATTTACCTCTTCACGTCACAAAAGTGACTTGGGAACGCTTTTTCGATGAAAATGAACCCGTTTATTGTGCTGTTGCCAAACAAGGCGAGCAAGTTTTGGGAATTGTGCATTATGTTATTCATCGTTCAACATGGGCAGAAAATAATTATTGTTATTTAGAAGACCTCTATGTTTCACCTGAAGTTCGTGGACAACACATTGGTAAGCAACTTATTGAATATGTGCAGAAGCAAGCAATTGTACACAACTGTGACCGTTTATATTGGCATACTCAAGAAAGCAACCACACAGCCCAAAAGCTTTACGATTGGATTGCCCAAAAACCCGGGATTATTGAATATCGTATGCCGTTGAACTAA
- a CDS encoding winged helix-turn-helix domain-containing protein, which yields MTSSLKQLTLFNQCLGKTSRFAKGLEGTLQAIEHLGYVQIDTISVVERAHHHILWSRVPDYDLSHLNSLVRERQIFEYWYHAASYLPMKDYRYALPAMMSVRKGESRYFNRGDQQLMNEILARVRAEGKIRLRDIDKNNKKSLGNWWNTGPGRRAFEQLYMQGDLMICERNGMEKVYDLTERCLPENIDLTMPTLYEYAQYLFNNTLRAHGAFTWKQLVHLKKNDLKETMRAVLMEQIDAGVVSAIKLENGQTLYVDAAAIEQKLNTEFGLKILSPFDNSLIHRDRLTSLFEFDYRIECYVPAAKRVYGYFCLPILYQDELVGRVDCKAHRSIKELEVISLHLEKTVKNKEVFFFELEQELKRFAAFNQCSTINDKVIKLILAKI from the coding sequence ATGACTTCTTCTTTGAAACAGCTTACTTTATTCAATCAATGCCTAGGAAAAACTAGTCGATTTGCCAAAGGTTTGGAAGGCACTTTACAGGCGATTGAGCATTTAGGATATGTGCAGATTGATACCATATCGGTTGTAGAGCGAGCTCATCACCATATATTGTGGAGCCGAGTGCCTGATTATGATCTAAGTCATCTCAATAGTTTGGTACGCGAGCGCCAGATTTTTGAATATTGGTATCATGCCGCATCTTATCTTCCAATGAAAGATTATCGCTATGCACTGCCTGCCATGATGTCTGTCAGGAAAGGGGAAAGCCGTTATTTTAATAGAGGCGATCAGCAGCTTATGAATGAAATTTTAGCGCGTGTTCGTGCTGAAGGTAAAATTCGATTAAGAGATATTGATAAGAATAATAAAAAGAGTTTAGGAAACTGGTGGAATACTGGTCCAGGCCGCCGTGCTTTTGAGCAGTTATATATGCAGGGTGACCTGATGATCTGTGAACGTAACGGAATGGAAAAGGTCTATGATTTGACCGAGCGCTGCTTGCCTGAAAATATTGATTTAACTATGCCTACGCTTTATGAATATGCGCAGTATTTATTTAATAATACGCTTCGAGCACATGGTGCATTTACATGGAAACAACTGGTTCATTTAAAGAAAAATGATTTAAAAGAAACTATGCGTGCCGTGCTGATGGAGCAGATTGACGCAGGTGTAGTATCTGCAATCAAGCTTGAGAATGGTCAAACGCTATATGTTGATGCCGCTGCAATAGAACAAAAGCTTAATACTGAGTTCGGTTTAAAAATACTTTCACCTTTTGATAACTCGCTTATTCATCGTGACCGTTTAACTTCTTTATTTGAGTTTGATTATCGGATTGAATGCTATGTACCAGCGGCTAAAAGGGTATATGGTTATTTTTGTTTGCCGATTCTTTATCAAGATGAGTTAGTCGGCCGAGTAGATTGTAAAGCGCATCGTTCTATAAAAGAGTTAGAAGTAATTAGTCTACATCTAGAAAAAACAGTAAAAAATAAGGAAGTCTTCTTTTTCGAATTGGAGCAAGAGCTCAAGCGTTTTGCAGCGTTTAATCAATGCTCAACTATTAATGACAAAGTGATTAAGCTTATTCTTGCTAAGATTTAA
- the cynX gene encoding cyanate transporter: MKQSGVFLTRPMLVVTVALVGLNLRPFITSIGPLIANIRTATGLSLQGMALLTLLPMMLMGLVAFVGPILQNYVGERKAILGALLAICAGCAVRFLLPTAEGLIISAIVIGFGVAMIQAAFPGMIKREFSQYIGPMMGLYSAMLMGGGALGAWLAPIISNITGFWSIGLASFAIPALFAFILALAFLPTKVGSSIHRVPVRKLLNQPRTWLLMACLGLVNGGYSSVVAWLAPSFQDQGWSAAQSGQLLALLALSQAASALILPVLARKYKDRRPWLWFTLAMQMVGFAGMAFMPEFASILWAICLGAGLGGCFALTLIVALDHFDEPIYAGALSALMQGGGFLLAAIPPWIIAILHDLTGAYKAGWLFHLASVILVVILVIRLAPKSYFKLSL, from the coding sequence ATGAAGCAGTCTGGAGTTTTTTTGACTCGTCCCATGCTTGTTGTAACGGTAGCTTTGGTGGGCCTTAATTTAAGACCATTTATCACAAGTATTGGACCATTGATTGCCAATATTCGAACAGCCACTGGCTTAAGCCTACAAGGAATGGCACTACTTACTTTGCTACCGATGATGCTTATGGGGCTTGTTGCATTTGTTGGGCCAATATTGCAGAACTATGTGGGCGAACGAAAAGCTATTCTTGGTGCATTACTTGCTATTTGTGCGGGATGTGCTGTCCGTTTTTTATTACCTACAGCCGAAGGATTAATTATTAGTGCAATAGTAATTGGATTTGGCGTTGCGATGATACAAGCAGCTTTTCCAGGCATGATTAAACGAGAATTTAGCCAATACATAGGTCCGATGATGGGGCTTTATTCAGCTATGCTCATGGGCGGTGGGGCGTTAGGAGCATGGTTAGCTCCCATAATTTCAAATATAACTGGCTTTTGGTCAATTGGACTGGCTTCTTTTGCTATTCCAGCTTTATTTGCATTTATATTGGCACTGGCTTTTTTACCTACAAAAGTTGGCTCATCCATTCATCGTGTGCCTGTAAGAAAGTTATTAAATCAACCTCGAACTTGGTTGTTAATGGCTTGTCTCGGGCTTGTAAATGGGGGCTACTCATCAGTCGTAGCTTGGTTAGCGCCTTCTTTTCAAGATCAGGGGTGGAGCGCAGCGCAAAGTGGACAACTACTTGCTTTACTGGCCTTGAGCCAAGCAGCTTCAGCACTTATTTTGCCCGTTTTAGCAAGAAAATATAAAGACCGACGTCCATGGCTATGGTTTACGTTAGCTATGCAAATGGTTGGGTTTGCAGGAATGGCTTTTATGCCTGAGTTTGCCTCTATACTTTGGGCAATTTGTTTAGGCGCGGGTTTGGGAGGATGTTTTGCCTTAACGCTTATAGTTGCATTAGATCATTTTGATGAGCCGATTTATGCAGGTGCTTTATCTGCACTGATGCAAGGCGGTGGTTTCTTATTGGCAGCAATTCCGCCATGGATTATTGCAATTTTGCATGATCTTACGGGGGCTTACAAAGCGGGATGGCTTTTCCATTTAGCCAGTGTGATATTAGTAGTTATTTTAGTGATTAGATTGGCGCCTAAAAGTTATTTTAAGCTGAGTCTGTAA
- a CDS encoding nucleoside deaminase, translated as MEKGEQFLRKAIELAYNNIEKGGRPFGAVVVKNGEIIASGVNQILTTNDPTAHAELLAIRAASQVLGSANLEGCSVYASGHPCPMCMAAMRLAGIKSVSYAYSNEDGTPFGLSTAEIYIELAKPFSEQSMKIQYIPIRVENRTDLYVHWKNYQAKNLGSEE; from the coding sequence ATGGAAAAAGGTGAACAGTTTTTACGTAAAGCGATTGAGCTTGCCTATAACAATATTGAAAAAGGTGGCAGACCATTTGGAGCTGTTGTTGTAAAGAATGGAGAAATTATTGCTTCAGGCGTAAATCAGATTCTGACAACCAACGATCCCACCGCACATGCCGAATTACTAGCGATTCGTGCAGCCAGCCAAGTTTTAGGATCTGCCAATTTAGAAGGCTGTTCTGTGTATGCAAGTGGCCATCCATGCCCAATGTGTATGGCTGCAATGCGTTTAGCAGGTATCAAGTCGGTGAGCTATGCATATTCTAATGAAGATGGAACACCATTTGGTTTGTCTACAGCCGAAATATATATTGAGCTTGCCAAGCCGTTTTCTGAGCAATCAATGAAAATTCAATATATACCGATCAGAGTTGAAAACCGCACTGATCTTTATGTGCATTGGAAGAATTATCAAGCCAAGAATTTAGGCTCAGAAGAATGA
- a CDS encoding ankyrin repeat domain-containing protein, giving the protein MRKSLIWMNLIVALGALGFTNMTNAMSEYPLHQAAINNDTQSIKKILSQKALIDERDETGSTALMVATRANNVHAAHMLIEAGADVNAKDNIQDSPYLYAGAQGYLKILRMTLMHGANLKSTNRYGGTALIPAAERGHVETVRTLIAAGVDVNHVNNLGWTALLEAIILGNGEPKYQRIVELLLKAGADPNLADKDGIKPLQHARSRGYREIEKRLLAAGAK; this is encoded by the coding sequence ATGCGTAAGTCACTAATATGGATGAATCTGATCGTCGCGTTAGGGGCTTTAGGTTTTACAAATATGACGAATGCAATGAGTGAGTACCCTTTACATCAGGCAGCAATAAATAACGACACTCAATCTATAAAAAAGATTTTATCTCAAAAGGCTTTAATTGATGAGCGGGATGAAACTGGTTCGACTGCTTTGATGGTCGCAACAAGAGCAAATAATGTACATGCTGCTCATATGCTGATAGAGGCGGGTGCCGATGTAAATGCAAAAGATAATATTCAAGACAGTCCGTATTTGTACGCCGGCGCACAGGGGTATTTAAAAATTTTAAGAATGACACTCATGCATGGTGCGAACTTAAAAAGTACTAATCGCTACGGTGGGACTGCGCTCATTCCCGCAGCGGAGCGAGGCCATGTTGAAACAGTTCGTACATTAATTGCCGCTGGTGTAGATGTTAATCATGTCAATAATTTAGGGTGGACCGCATTGCTTGAGGCCATTATTTTGGGCAATGGAGAACCAAAATATCAACGCATTGTAGAGCTTTTACTAAAAGCAGGTGCCGATCCGAACTTAGCAGATAAAGACGGCATTAAGCCATTACAACATGCACGTTCACGAGGCTACCGCGAAATTGAAAAAAGACTTCTTGCAGCTGGTGCAAAATAG
- a CDS encoding LysR family transcriptional regulator, producing MFDPRLLRAFVTIFETGSFTAAADRLHLTQSTISQQLARLEESVGHALIDRTARPFKLTVSGEYLIGYAQRILTLQQEAEALLKDPAGSIPIRIGLPEDMMSSAMAEVFGIFAKEHRSIRLDVTSGLSRNLTERYRNGEFDIIIVKEPAASADHHATFPEEMAWFASENSKTPWADPVSLVTFPQGGLYRDEMFATLERERRRWYIAFTGSSLESVLVSVETGLGLSLLPVATTNGRRVRRYDSLGAVPPMVVSIYTWEKAGIISQLVDKMTSVLQKRFQSSLNV from the coding sequence ATGTTTGATCCTCGCCTTTTACGTGCTTTTGTCACTATTTTTGAAACGGGCAGTTTTACTGCAGCTGCTGATCGATTACACCTGACTCAATCAACGATTAGTCAGCAGTTAGCACGGCTTGAAGAATCAGTAGGTCATGCGCTTATAGATCGAACGGCAAGACCTTTCAAATTGACCGTTTCGGGAGAATATCTGATTGGGTATGCACAAAGGATTTTGACTCTTCAACAAGAAGCTGAGGCCCTACTCAAAGATCCGGCAGGAAGTATTCCTATTCGTATTGGTTTACCAGAAGATATGATGAGTTCTGCAATGGCTGAAGTTTTCGGTATATTTGCCAAAGAGCATCGTTCCATTCGTTTAGACGTAACCTCTGGCTTAAGCCGGAACCTAACAGAGCGTTATCGGAATGGTGAATTCGATATTATTATTGTCAAAGAACCCGCGGCCAGTGCTGATCACCACGCTACATTCCCAGAAGAAATGGCATGGTTTGCAAGTGAAAACTCAAAGACTCCATGGGCTGACCCCGTGAGTTTAGTCACTTTTCCTCAAGGAGGACTTTATCGAGACGAAATGTTCGCAACCTTAGAACGTGAGCGGCGACGTTGGTATATTGCTTTTACTGGTAGTAGCCTAGAAAGCGTGTTAGTCAGTGTTGAAACAGGATTAGGGTTATCTTTATTGCCTGTAGCTACGACCAATGGACGTAGAGTACGTCGATATGATTCATTAGGTGCTGTGCCACCTATGGTCGTTTCAATTTACACGTGGGAAAAAGCTGGGATCATTTCCCAGCTTGTAGATAAAATGACGTCTGTTTTACAAAAACGTTTTCAATCCTCACTCAATGTTTAA
- a CDS encoding M15 family metallopeptidase gives MMIFLIFFCFTCLAIGLAFLMSYELRSRSKDFVLSLLPQGRKQLNQVKQFAQTMNQAAAPEKLQSHWHLQQWWIVIAGFFLFASILIFAFTRPISSTRIEAEYLKKTDPQIYALLNGEILSPPPEVDESLIEAAIVEATQLEQQYSSQNSGAINSSPIDNASFDGRAILDTTLVDRKWDKMNPRYKQRLLMVFKIMKEQYGYELVLLEGYRSPARQNMLAGNPNTTRARGYQSYHQFGLAADVAFKRNGKVVISERDPWAMQGYRLYGQVAESVGLTWGGRWKSIQDYGHTEFRMPGLRKTQEMAEKLIAESSNDIS, from the coding sequence ATGATGATCTTTCTCATTTTCTTTTGCTTTACGTGCTTGGCAATTGGTTTAGCATTTTTAATGTCCTATGAACTAAGGAGTAGAAGCAAAGATTTCGTCTTGTCGTTACTGCCACAAGGCCGTAAACAGCTGAATCAGGTGAAGCAATTTGCTCAAACGATGAATCAGGCAGCTGCTCCTGAAAAATTACAATCTCATTGGCATTTACAGCAATGGTGGATTGTAATTGCTGGCTTTTTTTTGTTTGCCAGTATATTAATTTTTGCTTTTACTCGTCCCATTAGTTCAACTCGAATTGAAGCTGAATATCTGAAAAAAACTGACCCTCAAATCTATGCACTTTTAAATGGTGAAATATTATCACCACCACCAGAAGTGGATGAAAGCTTAATTGAAGCCGCAATTGTTGAGGCGACGCAGTTAGAGCAGCAATATTCGTCTCAAAATAGTGGAGCTATTAATTCTTCACCGATTGATAATGCAAGTTTCGATGGTCGAGCTATTCTGGATACGACTTTGGTTGATCGTAAATGGGACAAAATGAACCCACGTTATAAACAGCGTTTACTCATGGTCTTTAAAATCATGAAAGAACAGTATGGTTATGAGTTGGTTCTATTAGAAGGTTATCGTAGCCCAGCACGTCAGAATATGCTGGCGGGCAATCCTAACACGACTAGAGCGAGGGGGTATCAAAGCTATCATCAATTTGGTTTAGCTGCTGATGTAGCATTTAAACGAAATGGGAAAGTGGTTATTTCTGAACGGGATCCATGGGCGATGCAAGGTTATCGGTTATATGGGCAAGTTGCCGAATCTGTTGGTTTGACTTGGGGTGGACGTTGGAAATCTATCCAAGATTATGGGCATACCGAATTCCGTATGCCGGGCTTAAGAAAAACTCAAGAAATGGCGGAAAAACTTATCGCTGAAAGTTCGAATGATATAAGTTAA
- the icmH gene encoding type IVB secretion system protein IcmH/DotU: MSQSTGAPSLFDDGQIGTGGNNNSQSQAKLQAINLIDLLHDGFYLIFLIRNQYVPADAQQFREKTLNLLNQFEQQAKKLQFSADDIHDAKYAFCALIDETIVTQQDPSYFNLQNAWLISPLQLSLFGSQLAGYRFFEILEQLRSRGKERLAALEVFHYCLLLGFQGKYRIESIESLNHLVSRVGDEIDYLKGKKVAFSPFSAIPDQIRNIIHREVPFFWILIFLLIFALLTFAGLRFMLNNQNDKALSNYQNVISAPQEQAHITIYLP, encoded by the coding sequence ATGTCACAATCTACAGGTGCTCCTTCTTTATTTGACGATGGGCAAATCGGGACGGGTGGAAATAACAATAGCCAGTCGCAGGCAAAACTACAGGCAATTAATCTTATTGATTTATTGCATGATGGCTTTTATTTGATTTTTTTAATTCGAAATCAATATGTGCCGGCAGATGCGCAGCAATTCCGTGAAAAAACCTTAAATTTGCTTAATCAATTTGAGCAACAAGCTAAAAAACTACAATTTTCAGCTGATGATATTCATGATGCTAAATATGCATTTTGTGCATTAATTGATGAAACCATCGTAACGCAACAAGACCCAAGCTATTTTAATTTACAAAATGCTTGGTTGATTAGCCCATTGCAATTGAGCTTATTTGGTTCTCAGTTAGCGGGCTATCGCTTTTTTGAAATTTTGGAGCAATTGCGAAGCCGTGGAAAAGAACGACTAGCTGCTCTTGAAGTATTTCATTACTGCCTTTTACTTGGTTTTCAAGGTAAGTATCGCATTGAGTCTATTGAAAGTCTTAACCACTTAGTATCACGAGTGGGTGATGAGATCGACTATTTAAAAGGGAAAAAAGTTGCATTTTCGCCATTCTCTGCAATTCCCGATCAAATACGGAATATTATTCATCGCGAAGTACCTTTCTTTTGGATTTTGATCTTTTTATTGATTTTTGCATTACTTACCTTTGCAGGCTTAAGATTTATGCTGAACAATCAAAATGATAAAGCATTATCTAATTATCAAAATGTGATTTCTGCTCCTCAAGAGCAAGCGCATATTACAATTTATTTACCTTGA
- the tssK gene encoding type VI secretion system baseplate subunit TssK, translating into MFKAEKVLWGEGLFLRPQHFQIQDTYHEQRLNHTVRAVVPFSYGIQKLSFDEAQLSTHILALESVEMIWQDGEIYQAPAYDLLPEPILLDDLNLRGEMLIYLALPLLQANKQNLIDQNQAQKGRYQSHLVETHDLFTNATEADISLLRRRAVFKLLDIHSNPDHNLDGFLYLPIGKIKRQSSGAFEIDRKFIPPILHVDASETLISNLKRTLNVIKAKIKTIQTNNRENEQKLIEFRSGDIVSFWLVNALNTAHAGLNHFVQYPQIHPERLFFELLRLAGSLLTFSTAYDVDQLPAYKHHNLQESFTQLDTILRDLLDTIISSRYISIALKEIRPSYWVGSLETDKITRDTRLYIAVSSSAMQTHELIQIVPLRFKIGSTLDVEQRVVAALPAIPLHHLIQVPTAIPVRSGVSYFEIEPHHELYQRMLDSETICIYVPAGFQDISIELIAVMNA; encoded by the coding sequence ATGTTTAAAGCTGAAAAAGTCCTGTGGGGCGAAGGTTTATTTTTAAGACCTCAACATTTCCAAATTCAAGATACCTATCATGAACAACGCTTAAATCATACGGTTCGTGCAGTTGTGCCTTTTTCGTATGGTATTCAGAAGTTAAGTTTTGATGAGGCTCAATTGAGTACGCATATTCTTGCTCTTGAGTCTGTAGAGATGATTTGGCAAGACGGTGAAATTTATCAGGCGCCAGCATATGATCTATTGCCTGAACCAATTTTATTGGATGATCTTAATTTACGTGGCGAGATGCTAATCTATTTGGCATTGCCGCTTTTACAAGCAAATAAGCAAAATCTCATTGATCAAAACCAAGCACAAAAGGGCAGATATCAATCTCACCTTGTCGAAACGCATGATCTATTTACGAATGCTACCGAAGCAGATATTAGTTTGCTACGCCGCCGTGCTGTTTTTAAATTATTAGATATTCATAGTAATCCAGACCATAATTTAGATGGTTTTTTATATCTGCCGATTGGAAAAATTAAGCGTCAAAGCTCTGGTGCTTTTGAAATTGACCGAAAGTTTATTCCACCAATTTTGCACGTGGATGCCTCTGAAACACTCATTTCAAACTTAAAAAGAACTCTGAATGTTATTAAGGCAAAAATTAAGACGATTCAAACCAATAACCGAGAAAATGAACAGAAATTAATTGAATTCCGTTCAGGTGATATCGTTTCTTTCTGGTTAGTGAATGCCTTAAATACAGCTCACGCTGGTTTAAATCACTTTGTGCAATATCCACAAATCCATCCAGAACGGTTATTTTTCGAATTATTGCGTTTAGCAGGTTCATTATTAACTTTCTCGACAGCCTATGATGTTGATCAGCTGCCTGCTTATAAACACCATAATTTACAAGAAAGTTTTACTCAGTTAGACACGATTCTACGTGATTTACTCGATACGATTATTTCAAGTCGTTATATCAGTATTGCGCTTAAAGAGATCCGACCTTCATATTGGGTGGGAAGTCTTGAAACCGATAAGATTACTCGAGACACTCGACTTTATATTGCAGTATCAAGTAGTGCTATGCAGACCCATGAGTTAATCCAGATCGTACCTTTACGATTTAAGATTGGTAGCACTTTAGATGTAGAGCAACGTGTAGTTGCTGCATTGCCTGCGATTCCATTACATCATTTGATTCAGGTTCCAACTGCGATACCGGTGCGTTCTGGTGTGAGTTATTTTGAAATTGAACCGCATCACGAGCTATATCAGCGCATGTTAGATTCAGAGACGATCTGTATTTATGTTCCAGCTGGTTTCCAAGATATCAGTATTGAATTGATTGCGGTCATGAACGCTTAA
- the tssA gene encoding type VI secretion system protein TssA — MNIDISELLEPISDSLPCGDDFSFSNEFHEIKKAKTQDDLLLDQGDWVAERKQADWDFVAKNTSVLLKDKTKDIRLLTWLLEAWTHLYGFEGMAKGLTLSHSMLNQYWQEIHPIIEDDDLDQRIGLLQGLINQLPMLLKKVPLTNTASYYNLLDYDNFLYHENVRRKQTEEYDSQSGPSELEQFDQAIFNTSKTFQYSNYQDFSSVLTEWDVLKQTLDHLMGLDSPSFAAIDSAFETIHSTLRKIYKAEAFGAGLAPIQEQATVITSSSMENQAPVQVVSAQPAFQPQAQTHLANREQAMKVLQEIADYFQANEPHSPVSYMLQKTIKWSQMPLHEWLAQVIKDEHPLQMVQEMLGVQPKNEYE; from the coding sequence ATGAATATTGATATTTCTGAACTACTTGAACCCATTAGTGATAGTTTGCCTTGTGGTGACGACTTTTCATTTTCTAATGAATTTCATGAAATAAAAAAAGCGAAGACACAAGATGATCTATTGCTAGATCAAGGTGATTGGGTTGCTGAGCGCAAACAAGCCGATTGGGACTTTGTAGCAAAGAACACAAGTGTTTTGTTAAAAGATAAAACGAAAGATATTCGTCTATTAACTTGGCTCTTAGAAGCTTGGACTCATCTTTATGGTTTTGAAGGTATGGCGAAAGGTTTAACTTTAAGCCATTCCATGCTAAATCAATACTGGCAGGAAATTCATCCTATTATTGAAGATGATGATTTAGATCAACGCATTGGTTTATTACAGGGTTTAATTAATCAACTTCCGATGTTGTTAAAGAAAGTTCCTTTAACTAATACGGCTTCTTATTATAATTTGCTTGATTACGATAATTTTCTTTATCACGAAAATGTTCGCCGTAAACAAACAGAAGAATATGACAGCCAGTCGGGGCCATCGGAATTAGAACAATTCGACCAAGCTATTTTTAATACGTCTAAAACTTTTCAATATTCTAACTATCAAGATTTTAGTTCAGTGTTAACTGAGTGGGATGTTTTAAAGCAAACTCTCGATCATTTAATGGGACTAGATTCGCCAAGTTTTGCTGCGATTGATTCAGCATTTGAGACTATTCACAGCACATTACGCAAGATTTATAAAGCAGAAGCTTTTGGTGCAGGACTTGCACCAATCCAAGAACAGGCTACTGTCATCACGAGTTCATCTATGGAAAATCAAGCGCCTGTACAAGTTGTTTCAGCTCAGCCTGCTTTTCAGCCTCAAGCACAAACGCACTTGGCTAACCGCGAGCAAGCAATGAAAGTGCTGCAAGAGATTGCAGATTACTTCCAAGCAAATGAACCTCATAGCCCTGTGAGTTATATGCTTCAAAAAACGATTAAATGGAGTCAAATGCCATTACATGAATGGTTAGCGCAAGTCATTAAAGATGAGCATCCATTACAAATGGTTCAGGAAATGTTAGGTGTGCAGCCTAAAAATGAATATGAATAA